The region GTTTGCTCGAAGAAACTCGGAAAGAGTGACGATGAGTAAAAGGAGGAAATAGTGACGATAAAAGGAACCATGACTGAAAACAATCTTTTAAAATCATTCGCCGGTGAATCACAGGCAAGAAACAGATACGAATTTTTTGCTAAACAGGCGAAAAAAGAAGGATATGAAAAAATAGCCACGATATTCGAAGAGACAGCTCGCCAGGAAAAAGAGCACGCGAAGAGATTTTTTAAATTCCTTGAAGGAGGCCCCTTGGAAATTACGGCTACATTCCCTGCAGGTGTCATAGGCAAAACGAAAGAAAACCTTTTAGCCGCGGCTCAGGGAGAGCTCGAAGAACATTCCGTTTTGTATCCGCAATTCGCAAAAACCGCTGAAGCCGAAGGTTTCAAAGAAATCGCTTTAGTATGGCGGAATATTTCAGTTGCTGAAATATTTCACGAAAAAAGA is a window of candidate division WOR-3 bacterium DNA encoding:
- a CDS encoding rubrerythrin family protein, with the translated sequence MVTIKGTMTENNLLKSFAGESQARNRYEFFAKQAKKEGYEKIATIFEETARQEKEHAKRFFKFLEGGPLEITATFPAGVIGKTKENLLAAAQGELEEHSVLYPQFAKTAEAEGFKEIALVWRNISVAEIFHEKRFRQLQKEIDKMFCKDEKVVWRCLNCGFIHEGKEAPQKCPACDHPQAWFEKL